In Leptospira limi, a single genomic region encodes these proteins:
- a CDS encoding integrase core domain-containing protein: MQSFWGLTKLSVWWLSIGIKLDRIQSGKPYQNGAHERMHRDMARELQHEFVGNITLFQKLFDKWRIDFNRNRPHEALGMKTPEQVYVKSDKPFDTNADLLISYPYGFKQRHVNDRDYINYNGNLIMIENPFNGFNVGIKKEIDSVSIYFSSNKLGSSIKIYS; this comes from the coding sequence ATGCAGTCCTTTTGGGGACTCACCAAATTATCTGTTTGGTGGCTCTCTATTGGAATCAAGCTTGATCGCATTCAATCTGGAAAACCTTACCAGAATGGTGCTCATGAGCGCATGCATAGGGACATGGCTCGAGAATTACAACATGAATTCGTTGGAAACATCACCCTCTTCCAAAAGCTCTTCGACAAGTGGAGAATCGATTTTAACAGAAACAGACCTCACGAAGCTTTAGGCATGAAGACTCCTGAACAAGTCTACGTGAAGTCTGACAAACCATTCGATACAAATGCTGATTTACTCATTTCTTATCCTTATGGTTTTAAGCAAAGGCATGTCAATGACAGAGATTATATCAATTACAATGGAAACCTCATCATGATCGAGAATCCATTTAACGGATTTAATGTGGGAATCAAAAAAGAAATCGATTCCGTTTCCATTTACTTCAGTTCTAACAAGTTAGGTTCATCAATCAAAATTTATTCTTGA